One stretch of Amycolatopsis sp. NBC_00345 DNA includes these proteins:
- a CDS encoding type VII secretion target, producing the protein MADFDVAPDVMREYADVLDGLHAQIDKMNDYMRTTACDTSGFTGLFMLLRPVVDLVRDLYGDTLQFGHTRLTSMSQGIQSAATAYEQHDTKSAETLKQLGLSLDDLGPAGQGQA; encoded by the coding sequence GTGGCCGACTTCGACGTGGCACCGGACGTCATGCGTGAGTACGCGGACGTACTGGACGGACTGCACGCGCAGATCGACAAGATGAACGACTACATGCGCACCACCGCGTGCGACACCTCAGGCTTCACCGGCCTGTTCATGCTGCTGCGCCCGGTCGTCGACCTGGTGCGCGACCTCTACGGCGACACGCTCCAGTTCGGGCACACCCGGCTCACCTCGATGAGCCAGGGCATCCAGTCCGCCGCGACGGCCTACGAGCAGCACGACACCAAGTCCGCGGAGACCCTCAAGCAGCTGGGCCTGTCGCTCGACGACCTGGGCCCGGCCGGCCAGGGCCAGGCCTGA
- a CDS encoding SDR family oxidoreductase, translated as MILDRFRLTDQVAVVTGAGRGLGAATAVALAEAGADVVIASRTESQLHEVAERVAAAGRRAHVVPADLSDPAAAAALAEAATSTFGRLDIVVNNVGGTFPRPLPETTVEFLEEAFRFNVSTAHALTAAATPALLENGGSVVNISSIMGRVQGRGFLAYGTAKAALSQYTRLAAVDLAPRVRVNAISVGSVATSALELVVGNEEIRAKMEQATPLRRIGEPEDIAAAVVYLASRAGGYLTGKVLEVDGGLQAPNLDLGLPDL; from the coding sequence ATGATCCTCGATCGCTTCCGGCTCACGGACCAGGTCGCAGTGGTCACCGGCGCCGGCCGGGGCCTCGGGGCGGCCACCGCGGTGGCGCTGGCCGAGGCGGGCGCCGACGTGGTCATCGCCTCCCGCACCGAGTCCCAGCTGCACGAGGTCGCCGAGCGGGTCGCCGCCGCCGGGCGCCGGGCGCACGTGGTGCCCGCAGACCTGAGCGACCCCGCCGCCGCGGCCGCGCTGGCCGAAGCCGCGACGAGCACGTTCGGCCGGCTCGACATCGTGGTCAACAACGTCGGCGGCACGTTCCCCCGGCCGCTGCCCGAGACCACAGTGGAATTCCTCGAGGAAGCCTTTCGCTTCAACGTCTCCACGGCCCACGCGCTGACCGCGGCGGCCACCCCGGCGCTGCTGGAGAACGGCGGCTCGGTGGTCAACATCTCGTCGATCATGGGCCGCGTGCAGGGCCGCGGCTTCCTCGCTTACGGCACGGCGAAGGCGGCCCTCTCGCAGTACACCCGGCTGGCCGCCGTCGACCTCGCGCCGCGGGTGCGGGTGAACGCGATCTCGGTCGGCTCGGTGGCCACGTCCGCGCTGGAGCTGGTGGTGGGCAACGAAGAGATCCGCGCCAAGATGGAGCAGGCCACTCCCCTGCGCCGGATCGGCGAGCCCGAGGACATCGCCGCGGCGGTCGTCTACCTGGCGTCGCGCGCCGGCGGCTACCTCACCGGCAAGGTGCTCGAAGTGGACGGTGGCCTGCAGGCGCCGAACCTGGACCTGGGCCTGCCCGACCTCTGA